The following are encoded together in the Oceanobacillus zhaokaii genome:
- a CDS encoding helix-turn-helix domain-containing protein, which produces MIIGYSEDDIPFQSRITYPMIRWIRLSKNLTQEQFGQACRIDQSVLTRIETGEIDLSLNYESRILKGCKRLNISDHTIQSIKELVQQTGE; this is translated from the coding sequence ATGATAATCGGCTATAGCGAGGATGACATTCCTTTTCAATCTCGAATTACCTACCCTATGATTCGTTGGATTAGATTGTCGAAAAACCTAACACAAGAACAGTTTGGACAGGCTTGTCGCATTGACCAGTCAGTTCTTACACGTATAGAGACAGGGGAAATTGATCTGTCATTAAATTACGAGAGTCGCATATTAAAAGGCTGTAAGAGATTGAATATCAGTGACCACACTATTCAATCCATCAAGGAACTAGTACAGCAAACTGGTGAATAG
- a CDS encoding transcriptional regulator translates to MEDEFFENITKRNQYLGYLNELEKELKTSSDRGIVLTCGSIMDALLVEILKSFLVQSDQIDKDLFSVNGTLGNFDSKIKMAYYLGLISNNEVDNLTYLQRVRNRFAHQIINISFESNDIANICRNFKIPKNGYVPLNIPLPDKQTGELPTVNLNPIKKDTSAKDRFMYTFYYLYFNFGHRIVKTLDKRTEYDIIYTADMTITKIIQLNQEYLEKYSSYLDEYYVLLASMTESLETLKEFENPNTDEIKKQEEIVTKHKEIIDDEEKTYERYEKHFEPINEMYKYALEVVKDSIID, encoded by the coding sequence ATGGAAGACGAGTTTTTCGAAAACATAACTAAAAGAAATCAATATCTAGGTTACTTAAATGAATTAGAAAAGGAACTTAAAACAAGTAGTGATAGGGGTATTGTTTTAACTTGTGGTTCAATAATGGACGCATTATTAGTTGAAATTTTAAAATCATTTTTGGTGCAATCCGATCAAATAGATAAAGATTTATTTAGTGTAAATGGAACTTTAGGAAATTTTGATTCAAAAATTAAGATGGCATATTATTTAGGGTTAATTTCAAATAATGAGGTTGACAACTTAACTTATCTTCAACGGGTAAGGAACAGGTTTGCACATCAAATTATTAACATTTCATTTGAGAGTAACGATATAGCCAATATATGTAGAAATTTTAAAATACCCAAAAATGGTTATGTACCATTAAATATTCCTCTCCCAGATAAACAAACAGGAGAATTACCAACTGTTAATTTGAATCCAATAAAAAAGGATACTTCTGCAAAAGATCGATTTATGTATACTTTTTATTATTTATATTTTAATTTTGGACATAGAATTGTGAAAACCTTAGATAAAAGAACTGAGTATGATATTATTTATACAGCTGATATGACAATTACTAAAATAATTCAATTAAATCAGGAGTATTTAGAAAAGTATAGTTCCTATTTGGATGAGTATTATGTTCTTCTTGCAAGCATGACTGAATCATTAGAAACCTTAAAGGAATTTGAGAATCCAAATACTGATGAAATAAAAAAACAGGAAGAAATTGTAACGAAACATAAAGAGATAATAGATGACGAGGAAAAAACTTATGAAAGGTACGAGAAACATTTTGAACCCATAAATGAGATGTATAAATATGCCCTTGAAGTAGTTAAAGATTCCATTATTGATTAA
- a CDS encoding helix-turn-helix domain-containing protein: MARNKNKLKKRKKRYLKKQFKQSVKRIGLNVTNKLLLNPDDLERVIPVTPPRTDLFLGKYEAENQAYQQELDQVYNGTVAPKERFINQNASLLHVCSECKSEFFSKPLYLLTKENQKHVCGLDNSRVSPEKIKRRITEKDKKEMVELFKQGLTKSKIATHLGVSRPTVIKYLRQVGL, translated from the coding sequence ATGGCACGGAATAAAAATAAACTTAAAAAGCGAAAGAAACGCTATCTTAAAAAGCAATTTAAACAATCTGTTAAACGCATTGGCTTGAACGTCACTAATAAACTTTTACTAAATCCTGATGACCTTGAACGTGTGATACCAGTCACACCACCTAGAACTGATCTATTTTTAGGTAAGTATGAGGCGGAAAACCAGGCTTACCAGCAGGAATTAGATCAAGTTTATAATGGCACTGTTGCACCTAAAGAACGTTTTATCAATCAGAACGCTAGTTTGCTTCACGTTTGTAGCGAATGTAAAAGCGAGTTTTTCTCTAAACCACTGTATTTATTGACTAAAGAGAATCAAAAGCATGTTTGTGGTCTCGATAATTCAAGAGTTAGCCCTGAGAAGATTAAGAGAAGGATAACTGAGAAAGATAAAAAAGAAATGGTGGAACTATTTAAACAAGGGCTGACTAAATCAAAAATAGCTACTCATTTAGGCGTTAGCAGACCCACAGTGATTAAGTATTTGAGGCAAGTAGGGCTGTAA
- a CDS encoding recombinase family protein, giving the protein MKYGYARVSTVHQDLETQLQALENEGCEKIFSEKFTGTKADRPQFKELLSILEKGDTLVVTKLDRFARSMAQGSQLVSDLIERGIRVHILNIGMMDNTPSSKLIRNLFFSFAEFERDMIVERTQEGKAIAKQKPDFKEGRPNIYSKKQIEHALGLLETNSYKQVESMTGISKSTLIRAKKKSVK; this is encoded by the coding sequence ATGAAGTATGGCTATGCAAGGGTATCAACAGTTCATCAAGATTTAGAAACACAATTACAAGCATTAGAAAATGAAGGCTGTGAGAAAATCTTTTCTGAGAAGTTCACAGGAACAAAAGCAGACCGCCCACAATTTAAAGAATTGCTTTCTATATTAGAAAAAGGTGATACGCTGGTAGTAACTAAACTAGATCGCTTTGCACGTTCAATGGCACAGGGTAGTCAATTAGTAAGTGATTTGATTGAAAGAGGTATAAGAGTTCACATTCTTAATATTGGTATGATGGATAATACACCTTCAAGTAAACTCATTAGAAACCTTTTCTTTTCATTCGCTGAATTTGAAAGGGATATGATTGTAGAACGTACACAGGAAGGTAAGGCAATAGCTAAACAAAAGCCTGACTTTAAAGAAGGACGTCCTAACATTTACAGTAAAAAGCAGATAGAACACGCTTTAGGGCTATTAGAAACTAATTCATATAAACAAGTGGAATCGATGACAGGAATCTCTAAGAGTACCCTTATTAGGGCTAAAAAGAAATCGGTCAAATAG